The Streptomyces sp. NBC_00286 nucleotide sequence CGCCATCTTGTCCACCGCGATGTACTTGGCCACGGTGTTCTGGTCCTCGTTCGTCCAGGTGAAGTTCTTCACCAGGTCATACGCCGGGCTGCCCGACTCGGAGAACTTCTTGCTGACGATCTTGTCGAGCTTGTACACGGGGTAGTCGCACGCCACCTTCTCCGTGTCGGCGTCGCAACCCTCCTTGTAGTCGGGCAGCTTGACCTTCTTCAGCGGCACCTCGGACATGAACCACTGCGGCTCGTAGAAGTAGCCGATCATCCATTCCTTGTCCTTCTCCGCCTTGCGGAAGGCCTGGATGAGCGCGGTCTCACTGCCCGCGTACACGACCTTGAAGTCCAGCTTCAGGTTCTTGACCAGGGCCTCGTCGTTGGTGACGAACGACGGGTCACCGTCGAGGAGTTGGCCCTTGCCGCCGGACTCGGAGGTCTTGAACTCGGACGCGTACTTGTTGAGGTTGTTCCAGTCGAGGATGTCGGGGTGTTCCTTGGCCAGCCACGGCGGTACGTACCAGCCGATGAGGCCTTCGTTGCCGGTCGGGCCGGCGTCGATGGCAGTCTTCTGGTCGGTGATGTACTTCTTCTTCAGGTCGTCGTGACCCCAGTTCTCGACGACGGCGTCGACCTCGCCCGTGCCGAAGCCCTGCCAGGCGATCTCTTCCTTCAGGTCCTTCTGCGTCACCTTGCAGCCGAGGTCCTTCTCCGCGACGTAGGCGAGGACCGCCGCGTTCGCCTCGTAACCCACCCAGGGGTTGACCGCGAGATTGAAGGTGCTGCACTTGCCGGAGTCGCCCGAACTGCCGGAATCCGAGGAGCTGTCTTCCACGGTTGCACCGCCGCAGGCGGTGAGGGCGAGGCCGAGGGCCGCTATGCCGGCCGCGGCGGCTTTCCAGTGTCTTGCTTGCCTTGCCATGGTGAGTTGCTCCTTACGCGCCGCTGGTACGCCGCGCGGCTGCCTGAGTGATCCGGTCGAACATAACTCCGAGAAGGACGATGGCCAGTCCCGCGGCGAGTCCCTTCCCGTACAACTGGCCCTGCGAGAAGCCGGCCACGACGTCGTAGCCGAGGGCGCCCGCGCCTACCAGGCCGCCCACCACAACCATCGACAGCACGTAGATCAGGCCCTGGTTGGTGGCGAGGGTCAGGGCGCTGCGTGCCATCGGCAGTTGAACCTTGGTGATGATCTGCCAGGTGTTGCACCCGGCGGAGGTGGCCGCCTCCACGGTGGTCGCGGGCACGTTCCGTACCCCGTCCGCGACGATCTTGATCGCGACGGGGGTCGCGTAGACGACGGCGGCGACGATCGCGGTGAAGCGGGTCGCGCCGAACAGTGCGAGGAACGGCACCAGATAGACGAACGGCGGCATGACCTGCGCCGCGTCCAGTGTGGGCCGCAGCAGCCGGTCCACCCGCATGCTGCGTCCCATCCACACGCCCAGGACAACGCCGAGCAACATCACCAGCACGGTGGCGACGACGGTCGACGCCAGCGTGGTCATGCTGTCCGACCACACGCCCGTGCCGAGCAGCAGGCCCACGCACACGGCCGCGGTGAGCCCGGCGCGCCAGCCGCCGAGCACCGTGCCGAGTCCGATCAGCGCCGCGCCGACCAGCCACCACGGGGAGTCGGTGAGCAGCGTCTGGAACGGGTTGAGCAGGCCGTTGGTGAGGGCGTCCCGGAAGGCGTTCGTGACACCCGACAGGTTGTCCTGCGCCCAGGTGGTCACCTCGTCCGCCGTGCGCGCGATGGAACTGCCGATGTCGCCCTCGCCGGGGAACTCCGCCGCCCAGAGATAGGTGTGCGACATGTAGATCAGGACGGCGGTGACCGCCGCTCCCGCCCCCAGCAGGGGCCGCCGCCACTTGAGGAAGCGACCGGCCGAGCCCCGGGCCGAGTCCTCGCGTGCGCTGGCCGCGGTGGTGACCCGGTCCAGCACGATGGCCAGGACGACGATGGCGAGTCCCGCGTTGAAGGCCGTACCGACGTCGAGCGACTGCAGGGCCTGTACGACGGTCTTGCCCAGGCCTGGCGCGTCGATCAGGGCCGCGATGGTCACCATGGCCAGGGCGGCCATGATGGTCTGGTTGATGCCCATCACCACGGTCCGCTTCGACATCGGCAGCAGCACCTTCGTCAGGGACTGCCGCCGGGTCGCGCCGAGCGAGTCGGCCGCCTCGACGGTCGTGGCCGGCACCGTGCGGATGGCGTGCGCGGTGATACGGATGGCCGGCGGGGCCGCGTAAATCAGGGTGGCGATGGTGGCCGAGGCCGGGCCGATGAGGAAGAACAGGGTCAGCGGGGCCAGGTAGACGAAGGTCGGCATCGTCTGCATGAAGTCGAGGAAGGGCGTGATGATCCGGTTGACCCGGTCGGACAGCCCCGCCCACACGCCCAGCGGGATGGCGAACAGCAGCGCCACGCACACCGCGGAGAGGGTCAGCGCCAGGGTGTCCATGCTCTCCTGCCACAGGCCCTGCAGCCCGAGGAAGGTGAAGCCGGCCACGGCCAGCAGGGCGACCCGCCAGTTGCCCACGGCCCAGGAGACATAGCCGGCGATGCCGACCACGCCCAGCCAGCCGATCTGCGGCACTGGGCGGCCCGCGGGCGCCTGGGAGATCAGTTCCTGGACGAAGGTCACCAGGGTGTCGATGACCAGGCGGATCTCGTTGAAGAAGTAGAGGAACAGCGGGTTGGAGTTGCGGTTGGCGCCGATCGAGTCGTTGACGTCGTTGAACCAGCGGTGCAGATCCGTGAGGTCCGCCGCCGCCAGGGTCAGGGTGTGCGTGCCGCGCAACACGGCGAACAGCACCAGCCAGATGACCAGGATCGCGGCGATGACCATGCGCCGGCTGATCCTGCGCACGGCGACGACGGGCCCGGTGTCCGGCGTTTTGTCTACCTGATCCGATTTTTCCGGCTTGTCTATGGCGACGGTCATCACATGTCGCCTTCCTGCCCGGCGACCACCGCGAGGATCTCCTCGTCGCCGACGATGCCGAGCAGCTTGCCGTCCTCGACGACCTTGACCGGCTTGTCGGCCGCCAGCACCGCCCGGGTGGCCTCCTTCACGACGACGTCCGGGCCCATCTCGGGGCCGTCCAGTTCGTCGCCGTCCTCCAGCGGCCGCATGATCCACCGCAGGGTCAGCACATCGCCGCGCGGCACGTCCTTGACGAATTCGCGTACGTAGTCATCGGCCGGGGCGCCGACCAGTTCGTCGCCGGTGCCGCACTGGACCATCTGGCCGTCGCGCATGATCAGGATGCGGTCGCCGAGCTTGAGCGCCTCGGACAGGTCGTGGGTGATGAAGACCATGGTCTTGCCGACCTCGTGATGCAGCCGGATGACCTCGTTCTGCATGTCGCGGCGGATCAGCGGGTCGAGCGCGGAGAACGGCTCGTCGAAGAAGAGCACGTCCGGATCGCCGGCCAGGGCCCGAGCGAGGCCGACGCGCTGCTGCATACCGCCGGAGAGCTGGTCGGGGTACGAGCCCTCGTAGCCGGCGAGGCCGACCAACTCGACGACCTCCATCGCCCGCTTGGAGCGCTCGGCCTTGCTCATGCCGCGGATCTCCAGTCCGAACGCCACGTTGTCGATGACGCGGCGGTGGGGCAGCAGACCGAAGTGCTGGAAGACCATGGAGAACTTGCGGCGGCGCAGTTCGCGCAGCCGCGCGGCGTCCGCGTCGCGGATGTTCTCGCCCTCGAAGACGATCTCACCGGCGGTGGGTTCGATCAGCCGGGTCAGACATCGTACGAGCGTGGACTTGCCGGAGCCGGACAGGCCCATGACGACGAAGACCTCGCCTGGTGACACCTCGAAGTTCACGTCCCGTACGGCGGTGGTGTTCCCGGTGCGGTCCATGAGCTCGCGCCGGCTGAGCGCGCACAGCTCCTCCGAGTCCGGTACCTGCTCGGCCTTCGGTCCGAACACCTTCCAAAGATTGCGCACGGATATGACCGGCGTGCCGTCCGATTCCTGGGGCGTGCCGCTCCGCTGCGGCACCTCGGTCTTTGTTGGGGTCACGATCGACCTTTCTTCGGCGTTCAGCCGCGCAACCAGTACTGCGGCCGGGGTCGGAAGTTCTGCCAGATTTACTCGGGCTCCGCCGGAATGCGTTGCGCATCATGCACCCAATTGCTTGTGGTGGAACACCTTGGCGAAAGCCCAGACATGCGTCAAGGGGGTGACGGATGACGATTAGCTCATCAAGTTGCACAAAACCCACTCGGCCGCGGGTTGTCGTATACGACCTCCGGTGCGCATGCGAGCAGGGCCGACCCAGCTCGTCCAGCCTGCACAGTACCGGCAGCGTGACCTCGTACGCCCCGGCGGACGGTTCCGCGGCACCCGCCGACCTTGAGACTTGGTCCACACCGGCTCCTCGCGGAGCCGGTCGCCCGACGTCTATCCCGTCTACTTCTGTGCGTCGCGGTGGCGGTAGTACGCGGCCTTCGACGGGGCCAGGGGCTTCTTGCCGAGGATCAGATCGGCGGCCTTCTCGGCGATCATCATCACCGGCGCGTAGATGTTGCCATTCGTGACATACGGCATAACCGAGGCGTCCACCACGCGCAGGCCCTCCACGCCGTGCACCCGCATGCTGGCCGGGTCGACGACCGCCATCTCGTCGGTGCCCATCTTGCAGGTGCACGACGGATGCAGGGCGGTCTCACCCTCCTTCGCCACCCAGGCGAGGATCTCCTCGTCCGAGTCCACCGCAGGGCCGGGCGAGATCTCCCCGCCGTTATAAGGAGCGAGCGCCGGCTGGTTCAGGAGCCTGCGCGCGACGCGGACCGCCTCGACCCACTCGCGGCGGTCCTGCTCGGTGGACAGATAGTTGAAGCGCAGCGCCGGGTGCTCGCGCGGATCCCTGCTCTTGATCTTCACCGAGCCGATTGCGTCCGAGTACATGGGCCCCACGTGCACCTGATAGCCGTGACCACCCGACGGCGAGGAGCCGTCATAGCGGACCGCGACCGGCAGGAAGTGGAACATCAGGTTGGGATAGTCCACCTCCTCGTTACTGCGGGCGAAGCCACCGGCCTCGAAGTGGTTCGTCGCGGCCGGGCCGGTGCGGAAGAGCCACTGCAGCCCGATGAAGGGGGCGCGCCACTTCGCCATGTACGGCTGCATCGACACCGGCTGCTTGCAGGAGTACTGGATGTAAACCTCCAGGTGGTCCTGCATGTTCTCGCCGACCCCCGGCAGATCGTGCACCACATCGATGCCCAGGGCGGACAGCTCCTCGGCGTTGCCGATACCGGAAAGCTGCAGCAACTGCGGGGAGTTGATCGCCCCGCCGCACAGGATGACCTCCTTGGCACGCACCTGCTGCACCGCGCCCCGCCCGCGCCGGTACTCGACACCCACCGCCCGCTTGCCCTCGAACAGCACCCGGGTGACCAACGCACGAGTCCTCACAGTGAGGTTGGGCCGCTTCATCGCGGGCTTGAGATACGCCTTCGAGGCCGACAGCCGCCGCCCGCGATGAACGTTCCGGTCGAACTTGGCGAAGCCTTCCTGCCGGTAGCCGTTCACGTCGCCGGTGGGCGCGTACCCCGCCTCCTCGGTCGCCTTCAGAAAGGCGCCGAACAACGGATTGGTCGCCGGCCCGCGCTCCAGCACGAGCGGACCGTCGTGACCGCGGAACTCATCGTCCACATCGGCGGCCAGGCAGTTCTCCATCCGCCGGAAGTACGGCAGACAGTGCGCGTAGTCCCAGCTCTCCATCCCGGCGTCGGCGGCCCAGCGTTCGTAGTCCATGGGGTTGCCGCGCTGGAAGATCATGCCGTTGATGCTGCTGGAGCCGCCCAGCACCTTGCCGCGCGCGTGGTAAACGCGTCTGCCGCCCATGTGGGGTTCGGGCTCGGACTCGTACTTCCAGTCGTAGAAGCGGCTGCCGATCGGGTAGGTCAGCGCCGCGGGCATGTGGATGAAGACGTCCCACGGGTAGTCGGAGCGGCCGGCCTCCAGTACCAGTACGCGGTTGGCCGGGTCCGCGGAGAGTCTGTTCGCCAGTGCGCTGCCGGCCGAGCCGCCGCCGACGATCACGAAGTCGTAGTGGAGGGGAGCCATGGTGCCTCGTCTCGCTCGCGCCGTAGATACGCGAGCATGCTAGCTACGGTAGCGCTATACGCACCAGGTTGCGTGCAGCGCAACCTGCGAAGACTTCGTTTCGTCGCCGTTACTGGAAGTAGCGTTGTTTACTCTGGGTATAGTTGCGTTGTGAGCAACTACAACATTGATACCGGAACCTCAAATTCACATGCTGGCGGAGTGCAGTCGGTCGACCGTGCCATCAGCGTCCTAGAGATCCTGGCTCGCCGTGGCGAGACAGGTGTCAGCGAGGTGGCGGCCGAGATCGATGTTCACAAGTCCACCGCGTTCCGCCTGCTCGGCGCCCTGGAGGCGCGCGGCTTGGTGGAACAGGCGGGCGAGCGCGGCAAGTACCGTCTCGGCTTCGGCATCGTACGGCTGGCCGGAGCGGTCACGGGACGCATCGACATCACCCAACAGGGCCGCCCGGTCTGCGAGGACCTCGCCGAGGAGCTCGGAGAGACCGTCAACATCGCGGTGCGGCAGGAGCATTACGCGGTGAACCTCTACCAGGTGCGCGGCCCGGGTGCCGTCACCGCACAGAACTGGGTCGGCCAACTGACCCCGCTGCACGCCACATCGAGCGGCAAGATCCTGCTGGCGTACCTGCCCACCAAGGACCGCGCGGCGATACTGGCCACCTCCGGCCTGAAGAAGGTCACCGAGCACACCATCACCGCGAAGACGAAGCTCGAGAAGAACCTCGCCGAAATCCGGGAGACCGGCTACGCCTGGGCCCTGGAGGAGTTGGAGCTCGGCCTGCACGCCATGGCCGCCCCGATCCGCAACCGGGACGGAGAGGTCGTCGCGGCGCTGAGCGCGTCCGGGCCGGCGTACCGGCTGAGCAAGGAGCGCCTGCACGAGCTCGCTCCCGTGCTGATCAAGGGGGCGGAGGAGATCAGTCACCGCATGGGGTACCTGGGCTGAGTGGCCCGTACGACATCGAAGTGGGCCGCACAGGCGGCCGTCGCCGCTACTGCGACTGCGCTGATCCCAGGCGCTCGTGCACCCAGTCGTGGAAGAGACCGATGTGGTGCTCGCTGGGCACCAGCACGCCCCCCTTGGCGTACAGCCGGGAGTTCATCCCGGGCTGGGTGCGCTCGCAGGCGTCGAAGTCCTGCCGGTTGACGCGGTCGAAGAGCTCCACGGACCGGCTGACGTCCTTGCCGCTCTCGACGACATGGGGGAGGTAGAGCCAGTCGCACTCGACGATCGTGCGGTCGACGGCCACCGGGAACATGCGGTGGAAGATCACGTGGTCGGGTACGAGGTTGATGAAGACCTGCGGCCTGACGGTGATCGCGTAGTAGCGGCGGTCCTGGTCCTCGGCGACGCCCGGGATGCGGTCCAGGCCCTCGCTGCCGTCGACGGTGAAGCCCTGGACCTCCGTACCGAACTCGGCGCCGTGACCGACGTAGTACTGGGCGGCGAAGCCGTCGGCGAACTCGGGGAGCACCTCGGTCAGTTCGGGGTGGATCGTGGCGCAGTGGTAGCACTCCATGAAGTTCTCGATGATGAGCTTCCAGTTGGCCTTCACGTCGTACACGATCCGCTTGCCGACCGAGAGGGCCGCGATGTCGTAGCGCTCGATCGCCTCGGCGTCGCCGAGGCGGCTGACGACATCGCCGATGACGTCCTCCTCGAAGGAGGGCGGGTTCTCCGCCAGACAGACCCACACGTAGCCGAGCCATTCGCGGACTGCGACGCTCACCAGGCCGTACTCGGCGCGGCCGACGTCGGGCATCTTGGTGAGGTTGGGCGCCGCGACGAGCTTGCCGTCCAGGCCGTAGGTCCAGGCGTGGTACGGGCACTGGAAGGCCCGCTTGACCTCGCCGCTCTCCTCCGTGCAGAGCCGCGCTCCGCGGTGCCGGCAGACGTTGAAGTAGGCCCGTACGGAACTGTCTCTGGCGCGGGTGACCAGGATGCTCTCGCGCCCCACGTCGACGGTCCGGAAGGCGCCGGGCTTCGCCAGGTCGGAGGAGCGCGCGACGCAGAACCACATGGTCTCGAAGATGCGCTCCTGCTCCTGGGCGAAGACCTCGGGGTCGGTGTAGGAGGAGCCGGGGAGGGTGGCGATCAGGCTGTTGGGCAGGCTGGTCGAGGTCACGGTGCACTCCTCGGAGGACGTCGCGGATCGGTCATTCACGCGCCGGGAAGAGCGACTCCGGACGGCGTTGTGTATGAAGCAACGCTGCGCGCTATATGAAACCGCAGCATGGGACGCCGCACGGGCGGTGTCAAGATGTTGTGCGAGCGAGTTGCTTGCGCCAGCGGGTGAACAGCCGCGGCTGGTTCATCCCGAGCGCGGCGACCGGCTCACCGGCACGCCGGTAGACGGCCAGGACGTTGCGCTCGTCCGCCGTGCCTTCCTCGATCGTCACGCTGTCGGCGCCGGCCGCATGACCGGCGAACTGGATCTTCACGCCGTACTGATCGGACCAGAAGTACGGCGGCCGGGGCACGCCCGGTTCCGTCGCGCCCCAGGACAGGAGCGTCGCGATGGCCGCGTCGGGGCGTTCGCGCGCACCGGTCCAGTGCTCGACGCGGCGATGCGCCCCTGCACGGGGGTCGTACCAGTTGGCGCAGTCGCCGACCGCGACCACACCGGCCAGGCTGGTGCGGCCGTCCGCACCGCACTTGACGCCGTTGTCGAGCTCGACGCCGGAGCCTTCCAGCCACTCGACGCACGGCCGTGCGCCCACACCGACCACGACGATGTCGGCGGGAACGCTGCGCCCGTCCTCGAGCAGGACCGCGTCCACCCGGCGCTCACCGCTCAGCCCCTTGACGCCCACACCGCACAACAGCCGTACGCCGTGATCCGCATGGAGCCCGGAGACGATGGCACCCATGGTCTCGCCGAGCGGTCCGGCGAGCGGCGTCGGGGCCGCCTCGACCACCGTCACGTCGAGCCCGAGGGCGTACGCGGTGGAGGCGACCTCGGCGCCGACGAATCCGCCGCCGATCACCACCAGCCGTCCGCCACCTGCCAGTTCCTCGCGTAGCGCGCGGGCGTCGTCCAGGGTGCGCAGGACGTGCACTCCGGCCAGGCCCTCGGAGCCGGGCAGGGTGCGCGCGGCGGCGCCGGTCGCGATGACGATGCCGTCGGCGCGGACCTCACGCCCGTCGGCGAGCTGGACGGCACGGTCCGTACGGTCGAGTCCGGTGGCGCGGACGCCGAGCAGCCACTCGGCCCCCAGGTCCTCGTCGTCCATCTCCAGCACGAGTTCCGCTTCGCCGACCGTGCCGGCCAGGAACTCCTTGGACAGCGGCGGCCTGTCGTACGGGCGGTGGGGTTCGTCTCCGATGACGACCAGCCGCCCGTCGTAGCCCTGCTTCCGCAGTGAGCGCGCCGCCGAAAGGCCGGCCAGCGAGGCGCCCACCACGGCCACCGTCCTCACGTGACGGATCCGGCGAGCTTGCGCGCGACGCAGTGCGGCAGGTTGGGGGCGGCCGTGGACACCTTCACATAGACCATGCCGTTGTCCACGACGACCTCGTGGGTACGGACGGGGAGCTTGGCCGGCGGGGCGTCGACCTCACCGGTCTTCAGGTTGAACTTCGAGGCGTGCAGGGGGCATTCCACCCAGCAGTCCTCCACCCAGCCGTCGGCAAGCGAGGCGTCCTGGTGGGTGCACGTGTCGTCGATGGCGAAAAGCTCGCCGTCCTCGGTGTGGAACACCGTGACGGGCGGGTCGATCTCGAGCCGGAAAGCCTCTCCTCGCGGGAGATCCGCCAGAGGGCACGCGGGAATCATCATGACCACCTCGGTGCGTATAGCGAAACGGATTGCGGTTAGCGCAACCTCAGTTTGGGGTCGCCCAAGAACCGCTGTCAAGGCATTCAGGAGGCCCGTTCCGGCACAGATTGGTGTCGCCTATCACGCAACTGGTAGCGCCATAAGAAACAAGCCACGCGAGGGGCAGCGCGGGCGAGTGACGCGGCATCAGGCCTTCGACCTGCCCAAAGGAGGTATCCAGCCGTCGGATGCCCGTCCGCGATCGCAAGACGAACGCACACACGCCCGCCTCGGCGGCGTTCATGGCCGAGAGCGGGCGCGTGAGGGGCGACGGGCGGGGCTCAGAACCCTCGGTCGATCCACTCCTGAAGGTGCGGGGCCTCGGCGGCGATGGTGGTCGTCTCCCCGTGGCCGGTGTGGACGACGGTGGCGTCCGGCAGCGGCAGCAGCCGGTACCGGATGGAATCGACGATGGTCGGGAAGTCGCTGTACGACCTCCCCGTCGCCCCCGGCCCGCCCGCGAAGAGGGTGTCACCGCTGAAGAGGGCCTTCAGAGCAGGCGCGTACATACAGACCGCACCCGGGGCATGGCCCGGGGTGTGCAGCACGGTCAGTTCGACACCGGCCACGGAGAGGAGCTGGCCGTGGGACAGCCCGCCGTCGGGTGTCCGGTCCGGGTGGGTCTGCTTCCACAGCTGAAGGTCGTCGTCGTGGAGCAGGATCGGAGCGCCGGTGCGATCCGCGAGTTCGGGTGCGGCGTCGATGTGGTCGTTGTGGGCGTGGGTGCACACGATGGCGCGAAGGGTGCGCCCACCGAGGGCCTCGGCGATCGCCTCGGCGTCGTGCGCGGCGTCTATGACGATGGCCTCGGTGTCGTCGCCGATGATCCATACGTTGTTGTCGACATCCCAGGTGCCGCCGTCGAGCGAGAACTGGCCCGAGGTGACGAGATGCTCGATGCGGGCGCCGGCGGTCACAGGACCACCACCGAACGCAGTACGTCGCCCTGATGCATCCGCTCGAAGGCCTTCTCGACCTCGTCGAGCGCGATGGTCTCCGTGACGAAGGCGTCCAGGTCCAGACGGCCCTGCAGATAGAGGTCGATGAGCATCGGGAAGTCCCGGCTCGGCAGGCAGTCGCCGTACCAGGAGGACTTCAGCGCGCCACCGCGGCCGAAGACGTCCAGCAGCGGCAACTCCAGCTTCATCTCCGGGGTCGGCACACCGACGAGTACGACCGTGCCCGCCAGGTCGCGGGCGTAGAACGCCTGCTTGTACGTCTCCGGGCGGCCCACCGCCTCGATGACCACGTCGGCACCGAAGCCGCCGGTCAGCTCGCGGATCGCCTCGACGGGGTCGGTGCCCTTGGCGTTGACGGTGTGGGTCGCGCCGAGCTTCTCGGCGGTGTTCAGCTTGAGCTCGTCGATGTCCACCGCGATGATCTTCGCCGCGCCCGCAAGGCTTGACCCGAGGACCGCCGCGGCTCCGACGCCGCCGCAGCCGATGACCGCCACGCTGTCACCGCGTCCGACATTGCCCGTGTTGATGGCCGCGCCGATGCCCGCCATCACGCCGCAGCCCAGCAGACCGGCGGCGGCCGCCGACGCGGCCCGGTCCACCTTCGTGCACTGGCCCGCCGCCACCAGCGTCTTCTCCGCGAACGCGCCGATGCCCAGCGCGGGCGACAGCTCCGTGCCGTCCTCCAGCGTCATCTTCTGCTTGGCGTTGTGGGTGCTGAAGCAGTACCAGGGCCGTCCGCGCACGCAGGCCCGGCAATTCCCGCACACCGCACGCCAGTTGAGGATGACGAAGTCACCTGGGGTGACGTCGGTGACGCCTTCTCCGACCGACTCCACGACACCCGCGGCCTCGTGGCCCAGCAGGAAGGGGAACTCGTCGTTGATACCGCCCTCGCGATAGTGCAGATCGGTGTGGCAGACCCCGCAGGCCTCGATCTTCACGAGCGCCTCTCCCGGACCCGGATCGGGCACGTTGATCGTTTCCAGGCTGACGGGGGCGCCCTTCCCCCGCGCGACGACAGCACGGACCTGGTGAGTCATGGCCACTCCTCGGGTGATACGGATTCGTGTTGCCCATTACGGCACACACTTCATGTCCCGCAACACAGCATCGTGGAGCGCCGACCGGGGGGTCAAGGATCTGGGCTTGGTGAGTGGACTGCCTTCGCGGGGCCGAGGTCCGGGCCTGGCTGGGCTAGGGCCGGTCAACGGGCCTGCACGGCGGCCTTCCCGATGACAGGTCAAGGGGCCTGCACGGCGGCCTTCGCCGACGACAGGTCAAAGGGTCGGCCCGGCGGCCTTCGCCGACGACAGGTCAAAGGGTCGGCCCGGCGGCCATCGCCGACTGAGCACGGCCGGCCGGTTTCCGGGCCAGGAGTGCGTCGCTCTGTCCGGCGCGCGTCACTCCTCGGTCGCCGCGTCGCAGGTGACCTCGTCGCGCGGTACGTACCGCGTCTTGAAGGTCTCCCGGTCGACTTCCCTGCCGCCGTCCTTGAAGACCCGGTCGACGGCGACGTCGAAGCCTTCGAGCGGGGTCTGCGGCACGCACTTCTCTCCGGATGCTCCCTTGCGGGTTCCCGGCTCCTTCACGTTGGTGCGCGGGCCCTTGACCGCTTCCACCGAGTCGTACTTCTTCGTGCCGAGGAAGGTGACCGTGACAGAGGTGCCCGTCGCCTGCGCGTCGATGTAGAGGGCGTTGCCCGAGTCGTTCCGGAACTTCAGGTCGAGGCTGCCCCAGGCCACCGTCGCCTCCCGGCCCTCCGGGTAGCGCTCGATGTAGAACGAGTGGGCCCCGTACTCCACCGGCTTCACGCCGGCGAAGAAGACGGCGTTGAACATGGTCGTGGCCACCGTGGAGACGCCGCCTCCGGCCGCCTTCTCGAACTGGTTGTTGTTGATGATGATGCCTTCCACGAACCCGTTGGCCTCGGTCCGCTCCCCCACGGTGCCGTTCAGGCTCCAGGTCTCGCCGGGCAGCACGACCGACCCGTCGATCAGCTCGGCCGCACGGCCGATGTTCGTGACGCGGTAGGGAAGGGGCTCGAAGGCGACCGTGAAGCTCGACATCTTCTCCTTGATGCCCAGGCGGCCGACGTTGTCGCGGGTCAGCTCGGGCTGCACCTCCTTGGTGGCCACCGTCCCGCTGCGGGCCGCGCCGGACTTCGTCAGCAGCGGCAGTACGGCCTTGTGCAGCGCCTTGGCCGTGACCTCGTGCCCGGCCTTGCCGTCCGAGGCCACCGCCACTCCCCCGCCGTCCGGGCGCAGCTTCGCGTTGACCGGCTCGCCGGTGGCCCGCGCGAGCGGAGCCGCCAGCGCCGGATCGCCCATGAGCCCCTTGCCGTCCAGCACGGGTGCGAGCCGCTTCTTCCCGTCCGGCTTCATGGTGAGGTGCTTGCCGAGCGTCGGCGGGCTGATCTCGATGTCTCGCTCGCCCACCGTGACCGTGACCGGCGCCGACATCGCGGGGGCGGCGAATTCCTTCATCGCGCGGTTCACTTCCGCCGTACCGACCTGGGCTTCGGCGGTACGGACCGGCAGCCGCACCGGCTCCTTCCCCAGTTCCGGGACCGCCGACACCACCGCCCCGACCGCGCCGTCCACGTCCAGAGAACGCCCGGCGACCGGCCGCTTCGGCACCGGCTCGCCCGCACGGAAGGTGACGCCGCCCTCCCGTGCCTTCCGGTCGTACGACTTCGCCTTCTCGGCCAGTGACGTACGGACCCTCTCCTCGTCCACCCGGATCACCGGCTCGACCTCGCGATCACCACTCGAGAACAGTCGGCCGATCACGGTGAACGGGTCGGACCCCACCTGCGCGGCACGATCGACGGTCTCCTCGCTGTCCAACGAGATCCCGGATATGCGGACGGCGTCGGCACTGTCGCCGAGGCGCACCTTCACCGGCTTCGACCAGGTCCCGCCCAGGCTGCTGTCCAGCTTCTCCTGCGCCT carries:
- a CDS encoding quaternary amine ABC transporter ATP-binding protein, producing the protein MTPTKTEVPQRSGTPQESDGTPVISVRNLWKVFGPKAEQVPDSEELCALSRRELMDRTGNTTAVRDVNFEVSPGEVFVVMGLSGSGKSTLVRCLTRLIEPTAGEIVFEGENIRDADAARLRELRRRKFSMVFQHFGLLPHRRVIDNVAFGLEIRGMSKAERSKRAMEVVELVGLAGYEGSYPDQLSGGMQQRVGLARALAGDPDVLFFDEPFSALDPLIRRDMQNEVIRLHHEVGKTMVFITHDLSEALKLGDRILIMRDGQMVQCGTGDELVGAPADDYVREFVKDVPRGDVLTLRWIMRPLEDGDELDGPEMGPDVVVKEATRAVLAADKPVKVVEDGKLLGIVGDEEILAVVAGQEGDM
- the betA gene encoding choline dehydrogenase, which produces MAPLHYDFVIVGGGSAGSALANRLSADPANRVLVLEAGRSDYPWDVFIHMPAALTYPIGSRFYDWKYESEPEPHMGGRRVYHARGKVLGGSSSINGMIFQRGNPMDYERWAADAGMESWDYAHCLPYFRRMENCLAADVDDEFRGHDGPLVLERGPATNPLFGAFLKATEEAGYAPTGDVNGYRQEGFAKFDRNVHRGRRLSASKAYLKPAMKRPNLTVRTRALVTRVLFEGKRAVGVEYRRGRGAVQQVRAKEVILCGGAINSPQLLQLSGIGNAEELSALGIDVVHDLPGVGENMQDHLEVYIQYSCKQPVSMQPYMAKWRAPFIGLQWLFRTGPAATNHFEAGGFARSNEEVDYPNLMFHFLPVAVRYDGSSPSGGHGYQVHVGPMYSDAIGSVKIKSRDPREHPALRFNYLSTEQDRREWVEAVRVARRLLNQPALAPYNGGEISPGPAVDSDEEILAWVAKEGETALHPSCTCKMGTDEMAVVDPASMRVHGVEGLRVVDASVMPYVTNGNIYAPVMMIAEKAADLILGKKPLAPSKAAYYRHRDAQK
- a CDS encoding ABC transporter permease, with the translated sequence MTVAIDKPEKSDQVDKTPDTGPVVAVRRISRRMVIAAILVIWLVLFAVLRGTHTLTLAAADLTDLHRWFNDVNDSIGANRNSNPLFLYFFNEIRLVIDTLVTFVQELISQAPAGRPVPQIGWLGVVGIAGYVSWAVGNWRVALLAVAGFTFLGLQGLWQESMDTLALTLSAVCVALLFAIPLGVWAGLSDRVNRIITPFLDFMQTMPTFVYLAPLTLFFLIGPASATIATLIYAAPPAIRITAHAIRTVPATTVEAADSLGATRRQSLTKVLLPMSKRTVVMGINQTIMAALAMVTIAALIDAPGLGKTVVQALQSLDVGTAFNAGLAIVVLAIVLDRVTTAASAREDSARGSAGRFLKWRRPLLGAGAAVTAVLIYMSHTYLWAAEFPGEGDIGSSIARTADEVTTWAQDNLSGVTNAFRDALTNGLLNPFQTLLTDSPWWLVGAALIGLGTVLGGWRAGLTAAVCVGLLLGTGVWSDSMTTLASTVVATVLVMLLGVVLGVWMGRSMRVDRLLRPTLDAAQVMPPFVYLVPFLALFGATRFTAIVAAVVYATPVAIKIVADGVRNVPATTVEAATSAGCNTWQIITKVQLPMARSALTLATNQGLIYVLSMVVVGGLVGAGALGYDVVAGFSQGQLYGKGLAAGLAIVLLGVMFDRITQAAARRTSGA
- a CDS encoding ABC transporter substrate-binding protein, which codes for MARQARHWKAAAAGIAALGLALTACGGATVEDSSSDSGSSGDSGKCSTFNLAVNPWVGYEANAAVLAYVAEKDLGCKVTQKDLKEEIAWQGFGTGEVDAVVENWGHDDLKKKYITDQKTAIDAGPTGNEGLIGWYVPPWLAKEHPDILDWNNLNKYASEFKTSESGGKGQLLDGDPSFVTNDEALVKNLKLDFKVVYAGSETALIQAFRKAEKDKEWMIGYFYEPQWFMSEVPLKKVKLPDYKEGCDADTEKVACDYPVYKLDKIVSKKFSESGSPAYDLVKNFTWTNEDQNTVAKYIAVDKMAPEAAAKKWVDANRDKVEAWLK